A single Oncorhynchus mykiss isolate Arlee chromosome 24, USDA_OmykA_1.1, whole genome shotgun sequence DNA region contains:
- the LOC110503547 gene encoding uncharacterized protein LOC110503547 has protein sequence MMSMLMASFLSAALLLLVPGILTEKSSIELVVVNSISNTPNKTYSTNVAFRGVLIGAMRRLQETTAGFNFTYTEDRNYGPFLVSVNGVAGNNTENTFWELLVQTGGNGTTIRPDVGIGCYIPEPNDRIILRFTVFVSGSHSVSGNSSNPGNLTAGNTSRLDSIELVVVNNISNTTNKTYSTDIAFRGVLIGAMRRLQTNSGFNFTYTEDPNYGPFLVSVNGVAGNNTEKTFWELLVQTGGNGTIIRPDVGIGCYIPKQNDRIILNFTKFTTNSASGSGTNPGVLLFLVGLFFCFLI, from the exons ATGATGAGTATGCTCATGGCATCTTTTCTCTCCGCAGCTCTGCTGTTGCTGGTTCCTGGGATCCTGACTGAAA AGTCTTCCATTGAGTTGGTGGTAGTCAACAGCATCTCAAACACACCCAATAAGACCTACAGTACTAATGTCGCATTCAGAGGGGTCCTTATCGGTGCCATGAGAAGACTGCAGGAGACCACTGCAGGATTCAA TTTCACCTACACAGAGGACCGCAACTATGGTCCCTTCCTGGTGAGTGTGAATGGTGTAGCCGGGAACAATACTGAAAACACTTTCTGGGAGCTCCTTGTTCAGACTGGGGGGAATGGGACCACAATCAGACCTGATGTGG GTATTGGCTGTTACATCCCTGAACCAAATGACCGCATCATCCTAAGATTTACTGTGTTCGTCTCGGGCTCGCACTCCGTGAGTGGCAACAGTTCGAATCCTGGGAACCTCACAGCAGGAA ACACTTCCAGACTAGATTCTATTGAGCTGGTGGTAGTCAACAACATCTCAAACACCACCAAcaagacctacagtactgacaTTGCATTCAGAGGGGTCCTTATCGGTGCCATGAGGAGACTGCAGACCAATTCAGGATTCAA TTTCACCTATACAGAGGACCCCAACTATGGCCCCTTCCTGGTGAGTGTGAATGGTGTGGCTGGGAACAATACTGAGAAGACTTTCTGGGAGCTCCTTGTTCAGACTGGGGGGAATGGGACCATAATCAGACCTGATGTGG GTATTGGCTGTTACATCCCAAAACAAAATGACCGCATCATCCTGAATTTTACAAAGTTCACCACAAACTCTGCAAGTGGCAGTGGTACGAATCctggtgtgttgttgtttttggtgGGTTTGTTCTTTTGTTTTCTAATCTAA